The genome window AAGTCCTTCTTCTGGAAGGTTGCACAGCAAGATGACATCTGAATAAAGTTTCATGAAGTGCTAAGAAGCTACTGCAAAATCGGTGTATTGCCGCATCCCAGGCTCGTGAAATGCCAACACAATATCTTCCTTGGGAACCCCTGCACGCACCAAAGCCTTTGCAATCCCATCTTCTGTCCAGTCTTCCTCAATCCAGAATTTGCGATCGCGAATCCGAACGTAAACAGTGATACCGGTAATGCGATCGCCATGAGGCCAGCCCAGATTCATCCAGATGTAATGACCGTTTTGCTCGTCTGCAATCAAGAATGTCTCGATGTCTTGTTGAGAAGGCCGATCGCACAATTCTATATACTCGGTCAAAATACGTTTGATTAATTGGGGAGACTCGATTAGTTTATCCATTGCACTATTTTCTATACTATCGATCGATCTTTTTTTCCCTCGCACTGCGCGAATTGCGATCGCATCAAATCCCTGATTCAGTAAAAGCTAGGTTCAAATCATCAATCAATCCCAATTGTTGGGCCCACTCTGTTAAGTAACCCCGCTCCAAATTCTCAGATTGGACTTTCAGAATTCCCAAAATATCATTCCATTGTTTTTGAGACTGAGACTGTTGCCGCCAGAGCAGTTTTGCCAACACAATATCTTCAGGAGAAGCAACCCAAAATTGTTCTACACCAGCTTCGTCAAGCGCTTCTAATCGTCGTCTTGCCATTTTTGAGCGATCGAATTCAGTATGAGAATTCAGCACAATATCAGCGTTCAATACTAAAGTCATGTGAGTGACGCTCAACACCATCCCTCTACCCTCTTGAATATCTTTTACCGAACCAGGAGGGCAGTAAAAACCAGCCGTTTCAAGTGCTGCAACTAATTGAAAAATATTGTCCCGCAGCAATTCAATTACTAAATCTAAATCGCGTGTTGTTCTCGGGTCGCCATAGACAGAAGCGGCAACGCCTCCTGTAATATAATAAGAGACACCTAATGTTTCAAAAATTGGGTGCAACAGTCTAGCAATTTCGCTGGGGTCTTGCGTCCACATAGAGGGCTCACTGGTGGGGGTTAAAATTGGCAACCACTTGCTACCTAATATCGATCGAGCAAATCGCTCTTTGTAGGTTGAGGGACAAGCTTTTTTCATCCCGCGCAAGCTAACAGTTTTTGCCCAACGATTTAATTTTGCCCCCATTTGCCACCGTTGGGAATTGGTGAGTTGCCGCAGTAGGTAAAAATCAATTGCATCAGCTTCAGGAGTTTTATCATCCGACTGGGGACGGTATCCAGGTTTAATGGATATTTTCGGTAGGGGTTGAATCATTTTGCTTGTTGATTTCCCTAATTCTCTATCAATTCCACAGTTGAGACAAGGGGAGAGTTTGTCCGGTAATTGCCTCATGGAAGCCTTGCTGAAGCCCTTCGAGGACAGTTTCAGTGGGGTCATCATCTGGATCGATGTCAGTGTCTTCCGGTACTAAAACAATAATCCGAACGTGGCTGCAGTTGGCAATAGCAAGGGGTCGATCGATACAAAGCATTCCTCGACGGTCAATTTTTCCGGTAGTTTCGATCGCTTTCATAATATAAGAAACTCGACACAGTTCACTCAGAGAATAAATTTTCTAAATCTCGGTAGCCGCTAACAACCCGCAGAACTTCAATTCCTGCTTCGATCTGACTATAGAAAATGAGGTAATCATCGATCGGGAAACTCCGTACATTTTCCATTAACTCATCGCGATTCCGTCCCATACTCGGAAACTGCGAGAGAGTTTGACACTTATCGTTAATTCTGTCCAGAAAGCTTTCTGCTGCATCGAAACCGCTGCGATCGGCAATATAGTCCATAATGCTTTCTATGTCCCGACTTGCCGGAATTGTAAATCTACAAATCCGATTCATATATCTGCTTGCGTGCGACGTTGTTGTAGCTTTAAGCGCAAACTCCGAAACATATCTTCAGCATCGATTACTTCACCCCGCCCGGCCGCATCCATTCCCAGACGAATTTCTTGCTGGAGTTCTTTGAAGCGTCCTTTATAGATATCTTCCCATTTATCGGACTGCAAGAATTTGATGAAAGCTAAGACTTCTTGTTGCTGGTCTGCCGATAAGACCTTCACATTTTCCAAAATGGCTTGTTCGACGGTCATAATTATCCCTTTTTTTTATTGCTATTTTACAATCTAGTAACAACATTATATCAAACGGGTGGCTTGACAGCAATTCGGGGGTGAGTTCAATTTCGAGCAGTTGTGGAGCGGTTGCGATCGCTCAATTAAATCGCAAATAACTTCCAGGTAGTGTGGCAACTGCTGCAATGTTTCCCAACAGATCGAAGAACTCAACGCTATAACCTGTTTCTAGTCCCTCAACGTGATGCTGTTCTAAAACTGTACCGATCTCGCCGGTATAAAGTCCTTCTTCTGGAAGGTTGCACAGCAAGATGACATCTGAATAAAGTTTCATGAAGTGCTAAGAAGCTACTGCAAAAGATGTAATGACCGTTTTTCTCGTCTGCAATAAAGAATGTCTCGATGTCTTGTTGGGAAGAGCGATTATTGCACAATTCTATATACTCGGTCAATATACGCTTGATTAGTTTGGGATACTCGATTAGTTGATCCATTGCACAATTTTCTCTACTTCTGTATTTACAATAATTATTTTATAGATGACAAGCAGATAGTTTGGAATCTAACCAATGCAATCCCAATCCCCAGCTATTTCCACCAGGGACGATGACACTTCTATGTCCTAACCAATATACAAAAGTATGGGGAAGATGACCAAGGGGAGCGCGGAGTTCATAGGTCATTCTACTATTAAATAAATCCCATTTAACGTATTCGCAGAATTTGTCATAATCTTTACCCGCTTGTTGCCAAATAGACCTTTGTACTGAAAATCCGAAACGCTCATTTGAGTATTTTACCCAAAGTTGGTTAATTGTTTGGAGGTCTGTACAAGGAAAGTTTACCCAATCTGAATGCCCTAAATAGCCTAATTTTTCACAGCACGCTACCCAAAGTATAATTTGTTGAGTTTCGCAATCAGCTTCTTTAAACTTGCCCTCTGCTAAAAACTTGCGTAATTGAGTGTAATCAGCTCCGCTTTCTGAAGCCAGATTAAGAAATTGGTTGTCATAATTTAAAGATTGAAAATCACTCATGGTCAGCGCCCAAGATATTTTGAATATGAGATTATTTGACTTGATCCGTATGAATTTGCTTCACGCCCGCTTCGAGAAACCCATGCTTGAGTTAATTATAGTTTTGTAGGGTGCGTTAGGCCGTAGCCGTAACGCACCCATACTAATACTAGCTGCCGCCAATCCGGGCGACATCGCGAGCGTTTTCTTCAAATGCAGCAGTCAGCGCATCATCACCGCTTAAACCCGATGCGATCGCCCTTTCAATAGCCTGCAACACCCGCTTATAATCTCGCGGCATCACCTTCACAAACACCGGCACCATCTCATCCCACGCAGCCAAAACCTTCGATGCTTTCGCACTTCCAGTCAAATCACAATGAGTCTGAATTAACTGCCGCAAATCGCTAATTTCTTCAGCATCCTCCAACTTTTCTAAACCTACCATCGACATATTGCAGCGAGTTGCAAAATCCCCCGCTTCATCCAAAATGTAAGCAACACCGCCACTCATACCCGCAGCAAAATTGCGCCCGGTTTTGCCCAAAACTACAACTTTGCCGCCAGTCATGTACTCGCAACCGTGATCGCCCACACCTTCAACTACTGCGTTGACGCCGGAGTTACGCACCGCAAAACGTTCGCCCGCCATCCCTCGGATGAAAACCTCGCCGGATGTCGCGCCGTAAAGCACTACGTTACCGACAATCACGTTTTCTTCCGCGACAAAGGTGGAAGCTGGCGACGGATACAGGATGATTTTGCCACCGCTGAGCCCCTTGCCCAAATAGTCGTTAGCTTCGCCTTCGAGCTCCAGAGTGACTCCCTTGGGCACAAAAGCCCCAAAGCTTTGCCCGGCGCTGCCTTGGAAGTGCAGGTGTACCGTGTCATCCGGCAAACCTTCCCAGTGGCGTTTGGTGATTTCGTTGCCGAGAATTGTGCCGACAACGCGGTTGACATTGGTAATCGGCAGTTTGGCGCGTACCTTTTCGCCGTTTTCGATCGCACCTTTGCACAAATCCAGCAGTACACTCATGTCGATCGACTTTTCCAACCCGTGATCCTGCGCCATCTGGCAATAGCGCCCGACATCCGCCCCAACTTCCGGCTGATAAAGGATTTTCGAGAAATCCAAACCCTTAGCCTTCCAGTGTTCCACCGCTTGTTTCGCTTCCAAAACATCAGTGCGGCCAACCATTTCATTCAGCGTGCGGAAGCCCAACTGCGCCATAATTTCCCGGACTTCCTGCGCGACGAAGGTCATAAAGTTTACCGTGTGATCGGGGTCGCCGGTAAAGTTTTTCCGCAGCAGCGGGTCTTGCGTCGCCACGCCCACCGGGCAAGTGTTCAGGTGGCAAACGCGCATCATGATGCAGCCCAATGTCACCAGCGGCGCTGTGGCAAAACCGAATTCCTCAGCACCAAGCAAGGCAGCAATTGCTACATCGCGGCCGGTTTTCATTTGACCGTCAGTTTCTACCACAATCCGGCTGCGGAGATTGTTGAGTACCAAAGTCTGGTGAGTTTCCGCCAGTCCCAATTCCCAAGGTAATCCCGCGTGTTTGATCGAAGTCTGCGGCGAAGCGCCCGTACCCCCGTCGTAGCCGGAAATCAGCACGACATCGGCGTGGGCTTTCGCAACCCCGGCCGCGATCGTCCCGACTCCCACTTCCGACACGAGTTTCACGCTGATCCGCGCTTCCCGGTTGGAATTTTTCAAGTCGTGAATCAATTCGGCCAAATCTTCGATCGAATAAATGTCGTGGTGAGGAGGAGGCGAAATCAAACCCACACCCGGAGTCGAGTTCCGCACCTTGGCAATCCACGGGTATACTTTTTTACCGGGCAACTGTCCGCCTTCACCGGGTTTCGCGCCTTGCGCCATCTTGATTTGCAGTTCCTTCGCTTGGGAAAGGTACAAGCTGGTAACGCCGAAACGCCCGGAAGCAACTTGTTTGATCGCGCTGTTTTTCGAGTCGCCGCGATCGTTCGTCCAAGTGTAGCGTTCCGGATCTTCCCCGCCTTCACCTGTGTTCGATTTGCCGCCAATGCGGTTCATCGCCACAGCTAAAGATTCGTGGGCTTCCTTAGAAATCGAACCGTAACTCATCGCCCCAGTTTTGAAGCGTTTGAGAATAGATTCAACGGGCTCAACTTCCTCAATCGGTATCGATTCCCGCTGTTTGAATTGCAACAAACCGCGCAAGGTAAAATGCTGCTGGTTTTGTTCGTTAACCAGCCCAGAATACTGTTTGAAAAGCGTATAACTGCCCTCGCGCACCGACTTTTGCAGCGCGTGAATTGTCTGCGGACTAAACAAATGCGCCTCGCCTTCTTTCCGCCACTGATATTCGCCGCCAACATCGAGAGTATGTCCGCTGGCTGGGCGGTCTGGGAAAGCGTGAGTATGGCGTAAAATTGCTTCTCGGGCGATGACTTCGAGGTCTACGCCTTCAATCCGCGAGGCTGTCCAAGCAAAGTATTTATCGACTACGGATTTGTTTAAGCCGATCGCCTCAAAAATCTGCGCGCCGCGATAACTTTGAATGGTGGAAATCCCAATTTTCGAGGCAACTTTCGTCACCCCTTTAGTCGCGGCTTTGATGTAGTTTTTGCAAGCTGTTTTGTACTCCACATTTAGCAGCAATCCTTCGCGGATCGAATCGGCGATCGTCTCAAAGGCCAAATACGGATTGATCGCGCCGCAACCATATCCAATAAGTGTCGCAAAGTGATGCACTTCCCTCGGTTCGCCGGATTCGAGCACGAGTCCCGCCCGCGTGCGCGTACCTTTGCGGATCAAGTGGTGGTGCAGCCCCGCAACTGCCAGCAGCGCCGGAATTGGGGCTTGGTCTGGACTGATACCCCGATCGCTCAAAATGAGGATATTCACCCCGGAGGCGATCGCGCTGTCTGCTGCTGCAAAAACCTCTTCTAAGGCTTGTTCTAGACCTTTTACGCCGCTTTTGGGGTCAAACAAAATCGGCACGGTGACGGACTTGAAATTGCCCTCATTTACGTGTTGGAGCTTAGCTAATTCTTCATTGCTGAGAATTGGCGTTTTCAGTTCAATCAAATGACAGCTTTCCGGTTCCGGTTTGAGCAAATTGCGTTCAGCGCCGATCGTAGTTTCGGCAGAAGTTACAATTTCTTCGCGGATAGAATCGATCGGCGGATTGGTAACTTGAGCAAACAACTGCTGGAAGTATTCGTAAAGCAGTTTTGGCCGGTTGGAAAGCACCGCCAGCGGCGTATCCGCACCCATCGCGCCGACAGCTTCCACGCCATCTTTCGCCATCGGCGCTAACAGCAACCGCAGTTCTTCAAAGGTGTAGCCAAAGGCCATTTGCCGCTGCAATAATGTTTCCGGGTGGGATTCTGCTACTGCAGGCGCATCTTTCAGTTTGGCGATTTCGACCATGTGCTGGTCGAGCCACTCGCGGTACGGGTGTTCCGAGGCAATTTGATGTTTAATTTCCTCGTCAGAGACGATGCGGCCTTCCTCGGTATTTACCAGGAACATCCGCCCCGGTTGCAAGCGACCTTTTGATACAATTCGTTCAGGGGCGATCGGCAAAACTCCGGCTTCCGATGCCATAATTACCAAGTCGTCTTTGGTAACGCAGTAGCGGGAAGGGCGCAAACCGTTGCGATCGAGGACTGCCCCGATCGATGTACCATCGGTAAATG of Oscillatoria nigro-viridis PCC 7112 contains these proteins:
- a CDS encoding XisI protein, which produces MDKLIESPQLIKRILTEYIELCDRPSQQDIETFLIADEQNGHYIWMNLGWPHGDRITGITVYVRIRDRKFWIEEDWTEDGIAKALVRAGVPKEDIVLAFHEPGMRQYTDFAVAS
- a CDS encoding type II toxin-antitoxin system RelN family antitoxin encodes the protein MKAIETTGKIDRRGMLCIDRPLAIANCSHVRIIVLVPEDTDIDPDDDPTETVLEGLQQGFHEAITGQTLPLSQLWN
- a CDS encoding type II toxin-antitoxin system RelE/ParE family toxin, which codes for MNRICRFTIPASRDIESIMDYIADRSGFDAAESFLDRINDKCQTLSQFPSMGRNRDELMENVRSFPIDDYLIFYSQIEAGIEVLRVVSGYRDLENLFSE
- a CDS encoding DUF4926 domain-containing protein; the encoded protein is MKLYSDVILLCNLPEEGLYTGEIGTVLEQHHVEGLETGYSVEFFDLLGNIAAVATLPGSYLRFN
- a CDS encoding GUN4 domain-containing protein, which translates into the protein MSDFQSLNYDNQFLNLASESGADYTQLRKFLAEGKFKEADCETQQIILWVACCEKLGYLGHSDWVNFPCTDLQTINQLWVKYSNERFGFSVQRSIWQQAGKDYDKFCEYVKWDLFNSRMTYELRAPLGHLPHTFVYWLGHRSVIVPGGNSWGLGLHWLDSKLSACHL
- the gltB gene encoding glutamate synthase large subunit — translated: MNSNGLPQKQGLYDPQFEHDACGVGFIVHMKGNKSHAIVEQALTILLNLDHRGACGCEPNTGDGAGILMQIPHKFLKKVTAGLNIELPEAGEYGVGAIYSSPNRAERENGQRIFEEIAAEEGQEVLGWRDVPTDNSSLGDTAKSSEPFMQQVFLRRAAGIDEAAFERKLYVIRKRAHNAIRRTNTDPYWYNSTLSCRTIVYKGMLMPVQVGDYYPELHDPDMESALALVHSRFSTNTFPSWERSHPYRYIAHNGEINTMRGNINWMHARQSLFESELFGDDLKKIPNLINIEGSDSTIFDNALELLNLAGRSLPHAVMMMIPEPWTAHESMSDEKKAFYEYHSCLMEPWDGPASIAFTDGTSIGAVLDRNGLRPSRYCVTKDDLVIMASEAGVLPIAPERIVSKGRLQPGRMFLVNTEEGRIVSDEEIKHQIASEHPYREWLDQHMVEIAKLKDAPAVAESHPETLLQRQMAFGYTFEELRLLLAPMAKDGVEAVGAMGADTPLAVLSNRPKLLYEYFQQLFAQVTNPPIDSIREEIVTSAETTIGAERNLLKPEPESCHLIELKTPILSNEELAKLQHVNEGNFKSVTVPILFDPKSGVKGLEQALEEVFAAADSAIASGVNILILSDRGISPDQAPIPALLAVAGLHHHLIRKGTRTRAGLVLESGEPREVHHFATLIGYGCGAINPYLAFETIADSIREGLLLNVEYKTACKNYIKAATKGVTKVASKIGISTIQSYRGAQIFEAIGLNKSVVDKYFAWTASRIEGVDLEVIAREAILRHTHAFPDRPASGHTLDVGGEYQWRKEGEAHLFSPQTIHALQKSVREGSYTLFKQYSGLVNEQNQQHFTLRGLLQFKQRESIPIEEVEPVESILKRFKTGAMSYGSISKEAHESLAVAMNRIGGKSNTGEGGEDPERYTWTNDRGDSKNSAIKQVASGRFGVTSLYLSQAKELQIKMAQGAKPGEGGQLPGKKVYPWIAKVRNSTPGVGLISPPPHHDIYSIEDLAELIHDLKNSNREARISVKLVSEVGVGTIAAGVAKAHADVVLISGYDGGTGASPQTSIKHAGLPWELGLAETHQTLVLNNLRSRIVVETDGQMKTGRDVAIAALLGAEEFGFATAPLVTLGCIMMRVCHLNTCPVGVATQDPLLRKNFTGDPDHTVNFMTFVAQEVREIMAQLGFRTLNEMVGRTDVLEAKQAVEHWKAKGLDFSKILYQPEVGADVGRYCQMAQDHGLEKSIDMSVLLDLCKGAIENGEKVRAKLPITNVNRVVGTILGNEITKRHWEGLPDDTVHLHFQGSAGQSFGAFVPKGVTLELEGEANDYLGKGLSGGKIILYPSPASTFVAEENVIVGNVVLYGATSGEVFIRGMAGERFAVRNSGVNAVVEGVGDHGCEYMTGGKVVVLGKTGRNFAAGMSGGVAYILDEAGDFATRCNMSMVGLEKLEDAEEISDLRQLIQTHCDLTGSAKASKVLAAWDEMVPVFVKVMPRDYKRVLQAIERAIASGLSGDDALTAAFEENARDVARIGGS